A DNA window from bacterium (Candidatus Blackallbacteria) CG13_big_fil_rev_8_21_14_2_50_49_14 contains the following coding sequences:
- a CDS encoding ATP F0F1 synthase subunit C (Produces ATP from ADP in the presence of a proton gradient across the membrane. Subunit C is part of the membrane proton channel F0): protein MAADPSILSSSVLAAGAAVGLAGIGAGIGMGISTSKAFEGMARQPDAEPQIARNMILAMAFMEAIAIYGLVVALILLFANPFK, encoded by the coding sequence ATGGCAGCAGATCCCTCCATTCTGTCCTCTTCTGTTCTTGCCGCAGGTGCTGCAGTGGGTCTTGCCGGTATCGGAGCCGGTATCGGTATGGGCATTTCCACCAGTAAAGCCTTTGAAGGTATGGCCCGCCAGCCTGATGCAGAACCCCAGATTGCCCGTAACATGATTCTCGCCATGGCCTTCATGGAAGCTATCGCTATTTACGGTCTTGTTGTCGCCTTGATTCTCCTCTTTGCCAATCCCTTTAAGTGA
- a CDS encoding peptidase has translation MTNGYYRWPTVQGNQIVFGCEDDLWSVPLEGGAASRLTADLGHISCPQLSPDGKWIAYIGSDEGHPEVYVIPAEGGAPRRLTYFGAAVTRVSGWKPDSSAVICNSSHRQILRRMVELFAVPLDGSEPECLDYGMAHHIVWGPQGGMLIGRHTWDPARWKRYRGGTAGVFWLDRQGTGGFEPFLREIKGNLATPLWLAERLWFLSDHEGVGNLYSVQLDGQDLKRHTHHEDFYVRFPHSDGQNLVYQCGGEIYRLNLAQDTSEKVEIQWRSPRVQTNRKFAAPSKYLNAQHLHPEGHSIAVITRGKAYSMPLWAGAVVQHGEREGTRYRVAQYLSDQKRMILVGDSSGEEQVEVHWLDGSQPPAVVTDRSLGRPEYVQVSPVTAQVAVVNHRRQLMVVDLDTLTTRLIDETIQHNGIGMPAWSPDGRWLAYSYSKAPQISVIKLCQLETGDSWEVTRPVLEDFSPCFDPEGKYLYFISTREFNPAYDEMHFALGFPYGTRPYLLTLRKDLRSPFEPDAAMLVEKKDSKPEGEEKGEDNAEQPKVKPVEIDLEGIADRIVAFPVKDGRYRKVLGLPGKVLYITYPVHGSLDQNWSESVKIRGTLRVFNLKTREEEVFMDGVNSFQLSGDHKSLLVRVDNKLRVLPAAEKPAEKVLSDSKPGKKSGWLDLDRIKLGVVPVLEWKQMYLDAWRRMRDHFWTENMSGIDWEEVRDRYLPLLDKVASRSEFSDLLWEVQGETGTSHAYEMGGDYRTEPQYSQGFLGADFAWDSAANGYRITHLVHGDHWDAKRGGPLAKPGVNAKVGEIVTAINGQALSQTFTPEQALVNQAKTDVLVTFGGENPRTVQVHALDSDTLARYRDWVEQNRTLVHEQSQGQVGYVHIPDMGPFGFAEFHRYYLSECNYSALLVDVRFNGGGHVSQLLLDKLSRRRLGYDLPRWGEPEPFPSYTVAGPMLALTDENAGSDGDIFSHSFKMLKLGPLVGKRTWGGVIGINSQGRLVDGSLTTQPEYSFWFNDVGWQVENYGTDPDIEVEYAPHDYKAGQDPQLEQALRQLLLMLAENPPPVPDLTRRPELRRPPLPAHEAQGE, from the coding sequence ATGACAAATGGATACTATCGCTGGCCCACGGTTCAAGGCAATCAGATTGTTTTTGGCTGTGAAGACGACCTTTGGTCGGTTCCTCTGGAAGGAGGGGCCGCTTCCCGCCTGACTGCTGATCTGGGTCATATTTCCTGTCCCCAGCTTTCTCCTGATGGAAAATGGATTGCCTATATTGGTTCCGATGAAGGGCATCCGGAAGTGTACGTGATTCCTGCAGAAGGCGGCGCTCCCCGACGTTTGACCTATTTCGGTGCGGCGGTCACCCGTGTTTCAGGCTGGAAGCCTGACAGCTCTGCCGTGATCTGCAATTCATCGCATCGCCAGATTCTGCGGCGCATGGTTGAGCTTTTTGCCGTTCCCTTGGATGGCAGTGAACCCGAATGCCTGGATTATGGCATGGCCCACCATATTGTCTGGGGGCCTCAGGGCGGGATGCTGATTGGCCGCCATACCTGGGATCCTGCCCGTTGGAAGCGTTACCGTGGGGGGACTGCCGGTGTTTTCTGGCTGGATCGCCAGGGAACGGGGGGCTTTGAACCCTTTCTGCGTGAAATCAAGGGCAATCTGGCGACCCCCCTGTGGTTGGCTGAGCGCCTGTGGTTCCTCTCTGATCATGAGGGGGTGGGCAATCTCTACTCTGTGCAATTAGATGGACAGGATTTGAAACGCCATACCCACCATGAAGACTTTTATGTGCGTTTTCCTCACAGCGATGGGCAGAATCTGGTCTATCAATGTGGTGGAGAGATTTACCGCCTGAATCTGGCACAGGATACTTCAGAAAAGGTTGAGATCCAATGGCGCAGTCCCCGTGTGCAGACCAACCGTAAATTCGCGGCTCCCAGCAAATACCTCAATGCCCAGCATTTGCATCCCGAAGGCCATTCTATTGCTGTGATTACCCGTGGCAAGGCCTATTCCATGCCTTTGTGGGCGGGGGCTGTGGTGCAGCATGGCGAACGCGAAGGCACCCGTTACCGGGTGGCACAGTACCTCTCTGACCAAAAACGCATGATCCTGGTGGGGGATTCCTCCGGTGAAGAGCAGGTCGAAGTCCATTGGTTGGATGGTTCTCAGCCTCCTGCAGTGGTCACGGATCGTTCTCTGGGACGGCCTGAATATGTTCAGGTTTCGCCCGTTACAGCCCAGGTGGCTGTGGTCAATCACCGCCGTCAGTTGATGGTGGTGGATTTGGATACTTTAACGACCCGTTTGATTGACGAAACCATTCAGCACAATGGCATTGGCATGCCGGCCTGGTCACCCGACGGGCGTTGGTTGGCCTATTCCTATTCCAAAGCCCCTCAGATTTCAGTGATCAAGCTCTGTCAGCTTGAAACAGGAGATAGCTGGGAAGTGACCCGTCCCGTACTTGAGGATTTTTCACCCTGCTTTGATCCTGAAGGCAAATATCTTTACTTTATTTCTACCCGTGAGTTTAATCCAGCCTATGATGAAATGCATTTTGCCTTGGGCTTTCCCTATGGCACGCGTCCCTACCTGCTGACCCTGCGCAAGGATTTGCGCTCTCCCTTTGAGCCCGATGCGGCGATGCTGGTTGAGAAAAAAGACAGCAAGCCTGAAGGCGAAGAAAAAGGCGAAGACAACGCAGAACAGCCCAAGGTCAAGCCGGTTGAGATTGATCTTGAAGGTATTGCCGATCGAATCGTGGCCTTCCCTGTTAAAGATGGCCGCTACCGCAAGGTCTTGGGCCTGCCCGGAAAAGTGCTCTATATTACCTACCCCGTGCATGGCAGCCTGGATCAGAACTGGTCAGAAAGTGTGAAAATTCGTGGCACCCTGCGGGTTTTCAATCTCAAAACCCGTGAAGAAGAAGTCTTTATGGACGGGGTCAACAGTTTTCAGCTTTCCGGGGATCACAAATCGCTCTTGGTGCGGGTGGATAATAAGCTTCGGGTTTTGCCCGCCGCTGAAAAACCCGCTGAAAAGGTCTTGAGTGACAGCAAACCCGGCAAAAAATCAGGCTGGCTGGATTTAGACCGTATCAAGCTGGGCGTTGTCCCTGTTTTAGAGTGGAAACAAATGTATCTCGATGCCTGGCGCAGAATGCGCGATCATTTCTGGACTGAAAATATGTCGGGGATTGATTGGGAAGAAGTTCGGGATCGTTATTTGCCTTTGCTGGACAAAGTGGCTTCCCGTTCAGAGTTTTCCGATTTGCTTTGGGAAGTTCAAGGTGAAACAGGCACTTCGCACGCCTATGAAATGGGCGGCGATTACCGAACCGAACCTCAGTACAGCCAAGGCTTTTTGGGCGCCGATTTTGCCTGGGATTCAGCCGCGAATGGCTACAGAATTACCCATTTGGTGCATGGCGATCATTGGGATGCCAAACGTGGTGGCCCCTTGGCGAAACCAGGGGTCAATGCCAAGGTCGGAGAGATTGTCACCGCAATCAATGGGCAGGCTTTAAGCCAGACCTTTACCCCAGAGCAGGCCTTGGTCAATCAGGCCAAAACCGATGTGCTGGTGACTTTTGGGGGTGAGAATCCCCGTACGGTACAGGTGCATGCCTTGGATTCTGATACCTTGGCCCGTTACCGGGATTGGGTCGAACAGAACCGTACTCTGGTGCATGAACAGTCCCAAGGCCAGGTGGGCTATGTACATATTCCCGATATGGGGCCCTTTGGTTTTGCTGAATTTCACCGCTATTACCTGAGTGAGTGCAATTATTCGGCCCTCTTGGTCGATGTGCGTTTCAATGGGGGCGGCCATGTTTCGCAACTGCTCCTGGATAAACTATCTCGCCGCCGTTTGGGCTATGATTTGCCCCGTTGGGGTGAGCCTGAACCCTTTCCCTCCTATACGGTCGCAGGCCCCATGCTGGCCCTGACAGATGAAAATGCGGGCTCTGATGGGGATATCTTCAGCCATTCCTTTAAAATGCTCAAGCTGGGCCCCCTGGTCGGTAAACGCACTTGGGGTGGGGTGATTGGCATTAACAGCCAGGGCCGTTTGGTGGATGGCAGTTTGACCACCCAGCCTGAATATTCTTTCTGGTTCAATGATGTGGGCTGGCAGGTAGAAAACTACGGCACCGATCCCGATATTGAAGTAGAATATGCTCCCCATGATTATAAAGCCGGGCAAGATCCTCAACTGGAGCAGGCCCTGCGGCAGCTTCTGCTGATGCTTGCAGAAAATCCTCCTCCTGTGCCGGATTTGACCCGCAGACCTGAATTGCGTCGTCCTCCCCTGCCTGCTCATGAAGCGCAGGGAGAATGA
- a CDS encoding NADH-quinone oxidoreductase subunit I, giving the protein MFLTMSHLVNNVLHADQMPVVDYPLEQKTMPKGYRGKHRLTQRDDGSVKCVACMMCATVCPALCIHIEAEQHENPAIEKYPKVFEIDLLRCVYCGYCVEACPCDAIRMDSGVYTIFASKREDFVIHKEQLLQMSPQYPEDARPKQGMPPLTES; this is encoded by the coding sequence ATGTTTCTGACCATGAGCCATTTGGTGAATAATGTTTTGCATGCGGATCAAATGCCTGTGGTCGATTATCCACTGGAACAGAAAACCATGCCCAAGGGCTATCGCGGCAAACACCGCTTAACCCAAAGAGATGACGGCAGCGTCAAATGCGTGGCCTGTATGATGTGTGCAACAGTTTGTCCGGCACTGTGTATCCATATTGAAGCCGAGCAGCATGAAAACCCTGCGATCGAAAAATATCCAAAAGTTTTTGAGATTGATCTCTTGCGCTGCGTCTATTGTGGTTATTGCGTAGAAGCCTGTCCCTGCGATGCCATCCGCATGGATTCAGGTGTTTATACGATTTTCGCAAGCAAACGGGAAGATTTCGTGATCCACAAAGAACAATTATTGCAAATGAGTCCTCAGTACCCTGAAGATGCCCGCCCCAAACAAGGCATGCCTCCGCTGACTGAATCATGA
- the recO gene encoding DNA repair protein RecO, with product MSNLPPNRHPFEVEAFALKHYDFNEHDRVIVLFSRKYGLLRAVAKGVRRPKSKLAGHLDLLRCNHVLLERGRNLHKIIQCDSLHSFPGLTRDYDALTHALALGEIMATFCQEEDPNEYLFVMLLHALEALSSGTDPLTLLIWFELHLLYELGYEQDWEFCRGCEIDFRPRDYHFFDTLEGGLRCEDCKRKQSSQFLSYEQVATIRDLQASAEPPTGVPEIKHIALKQIQTMLQNYLELLAEKPMKALSFLQETSLEAIVSKEMRKP from the coding sequence ATGTCGAACTTGCCGCCCAACCGGCATCCGTTTGAAGTAGAGGCTTTTGCCCTCAAACATTACGATTTTAATGAGCATGATCGTGTGATTGTGCTCTTCAGTCGTAAATACGGTCTTTTAAGAGCTGTTGCCAAAGGGGTACGCCGCCCCAAGAGTAAATTGGCGGGGCATTTGGATCTGTTGCGCTGTAACCATGTCCTTTTAGAGCGTGGCCGCAATCTGCATAAAATCATCCAATGCGATTCTCTGCATAGTTTTCCGGGTTTAACCCGTGATTATGACGCCTTAACCCACGCCCTGGCTTTGGGTGAAATCATGGCTACTTTCTGTCAGGAAGAAGATCCCAACGAATATCTGTTTGTGATGCTTTTGCATGCCCTTGAAGCGCTCTCTTCGGGCACAGATCCGCTCACCCTCTTGATCTGGTTTGAATTGCATCTGCTCTATGAATTGGGCTATGAACAGGATTGGGAATTTTGCAGAGGCTGTGAAATTGACTTTCGCCCCCGAGATTACCACTTTTTTGATACCCTGGAAGGGGGTTTGCGTTGTGAGGATTGTAAACGCAAACAAAGCAGTCAGTTTCTGAGCTATGAGCAAGTAGCCACAATACGTGATTTACAAGCCTCGGCTGAACCTCCGACGGGGGTTCCTGAAATAAAACACATTGCTTTAAAACAAATCCAAACCATGCTTCAGAATTATCTTGAATTACTGGCTGAAAAACCGATGAAAGCACTCTCTTTTCTCCAGGAAACCTCCCTGGAGGCAATTGTTTCGAAAGAAATGAGGAAACCATGA
- a CDS encoding NADH-quinone oxidoreductase subunit L — MPKIIIDSVEYEVEAGQNLIQAAASVGITIPHYCYHPGLSVSGNCRMCLVEVKGPRGVMPQIACSTPVSEGLEVMTTTDTVKKMRQGVMEFLLLNHPIDCPICDQAGECGLQDYYMDYGLYTNRSTVPKVKKNKVVDVGPLVMLDQERCILCSRCVRFCKEITHSDELVITGRGEKCRIDTFPGKKLDNPYSANVVDICPVGALTSKDFRFKKRVWFLNSTKSICTGCARGCNIQLDHEKGSIYRYRPRTNPEVNAYWLCDEGRLSYKSLNENRLQNALIHGEAHPLETVLERAQEAIGHALQKYGEKAVAGLASPQASLEDNFCLKALLSKLSDTPQIWGPSFEKLGEGDDFLRHPDKTPNQEGIKFLGIDTDYEALKTALMRTEIKLLIILDNHCQNNDFEHLLQEQRPTLIYLGSHRTQLAEKADFSLPITSHAEHYGSYINCEQRLQKVYRALLPVAEVQTGWQSLSQLFMKVNKSPAYQDLEEIWKDLASQYEALKGLSFYELPDEGLSLKPTPVEAQVEEVALHD; from the coding sequence ATGCCGAAAATCATTATCGACTCGGTCGAATACGAAGTCGAAGCCGGACAAAATCTGATTCAGGCCGCCGCCTCAGTGGGCATTACCATTCCACATTATTGTTACCACCCCGGTCTGAGTGTTTCAGGCAATTGCAGAATGTGTCTGGTAGAAGTCAAAGGTCCACGTGGCGTGATGCCCCAAATTGCCTGTAGCACCCCTGTCAGTGAAGGGCTTGAAGTCATGACCACCACTGATACCGTCAAAAAAATGCGCCAAGGGGTCATGGAGTTTTTACTCCTGAACCACCCCATTGATTGCCCGATTTGCGATCAGGCAGGAGAATGCGGTCTGCAGGACTACTATATGGACTATGGCCTGTATACCAACCGCTCCACAGTTCCCAAAGTCAAAAAGAATAAAGTGGTCGATGTCGGCCCCCTGGTCATGCTCGATCAAGAGCGTTGTATCCTCTGCTCACGCTGTGTTCGATTCTGTAAAGAAATTACCCATAGCGATGAACTGGTGATTACTGGGCGTGGTGAAAAATGCAGAATAGATACCTTCCCAGGCAAAAAACTCGACAATCCCTATTCAGCCAATGTCGTGGATATTTGTCCTGTGGGAGCACTGACCAGCAAAGATTTTCGATTTAAAAAACGCGTCTGGTTTCTCAACAGCACAAAGTCTATCTGCACGGGCTGCGCGCGCGGATGCAATATTCAATTGGATCATGAAAAAGGCAGCATTTACCGTTACCGCCCGCGCACCAATCCAGAAGTCAATGCCTATTGGCTCTGCGACGAAGGACGCCTGAGCTATAAATCCTTAAACGAAAACCGACTGCAAAATGCACTGATTCATGGCGAAGCCCACCCCCTTGAAACAGTCCTTGAGCGCGCTCAAGAAGCCATCGGGCACGCCTTGCAAAAATACGGTGAAAAAGCAGTAGCTGGCCTGGCCAGTCCACAAGCCAGCCTTGAAGACAATTTCTGCTTAAAGGCTTTGCTCAGCAAACTCAGCGATACCCCCCAAATTTGGGGGCCCAGTTTTGAAAAATTAGGCGAGGGAGATGATTTCCTACGTCATCCCGACAAAACGCCGAATCAGGAAGGGATTAAATTCTTAGGGATCGATACGGATTATGAGGCCCTGAAAACTGCACTGATGCGCACGGAGATCAAGCTGCTGATCATTCTCGACAATCACTGTCAAAACAATGATTTTGAACATTTGCTTCAAGAGCAACGCCCAACCTTGATTTATCTGGGTTCACACCGTACCCAACTGGCAGAAAAAGCAGATTTCAGTCTGCCCATCACCAGCCATGCTGAACACTATGGCAGCTATATCAACTGTGAGCAGCGCCTGCAGAAAGTTTATCGGGCCCTGCTACCGGTTGCCGAGGTACAAACAGGTTGGCAGAGCCTGAGCCAACTTTTCATGAAAGTCAACAAAAGCCCAGCGTATCAGGATCTGGAAGAGATTTGGAAAGATCTGGCCTCTCAATATGAAGCCCTGAAGGGTCTGAGTTTTTATGAACTCCCGGATGAAGGCCTGTCTCTCAAGCCCACACCTGTCGAAGCTCAAGTAGAGGAGGTCGCACTCCATGATTGA
- the lspA gene encoding signal peptidase II — protein sequence MRQRMILMLLITLPCVGLDQWSKMQATAHLAGKPAQVYFEGILRLQYALNPGAWGSLGASLPDPVRKAVFTLGVGAVLAVLAVYILRNQHSKLMTSALSLVLAGGLGNLIDRALYGHVVDFLYLGYAGISWMHTNIFNVADVAIMAGAGLLLLHALTEGRKPEPGSDGAEVSELESSQEPAQK from the coding sequence ATGCGTCAACGTATGATTTTAATGCTGCTGATCACCTTGCCCTGTGTAGGCTTGGATCAGTGGAGCAAAATGCAGGCCACTGCCCATTTGGCCGGTAAGCCAGCCCAGGTTTATTTCGAGGGTATCTTGCGCTTGCAATATGCCCTGAACCCAGGTGCATGGGGCAGCTTGGGAGCCTCCTTGCCCGACCCCGTGCGCAAAGCTGTTTTCACCCTGGGGGTGGGCGCAGTTCTGGCTGTGCTGGCGGTTTATATTCTGCGCAACCAGCACAGTAAATTGATGACTTCGGCTCTTTCTTTGGTTTTAGCCGGTGGCTTGGGCAATTTAATTGATCGCGCACTCTATGGCCATGTGGTTGATTTTCTCTATTTGGGTTATGCAGGCATTTCCTGGATGCATACCAATATCTTCAATGTGGCCGATGTGGCGATTATGGCCGGTGCCGGGTTGCTTTTGCTGCATGCCCTGACCGAAGGGCGCAAACCTGAGCCGGGTTCAGATGGGGCCGAGGTTTCAGAACTCGAAAGTTCTCAGGAACCCGCCCAGAAATAG
- a CDS encoding NADH-quinone oxidoreductase subunit H: MIDPIMALVIFIKALFVLLFGLSMVPLLVWLERKVSALMQDRIGPNRAAIGFIRLGGLIHLIADSLKMLSKEQIIPKGVHFFHYMLAPVVIATVALVILPIVPFADVLKIGGREIPMQVLNIDAGLLWYFAMTSLMVYGVVLAGWSSNNKFSLLGGMRSSAQLISYELPLGLSVIGIVMLTGTVHLNEIVRQQGDLLFGFIPKWGILLQPLAAIVFVVCAFAETNRAPFDLAEGESELVGGFHTEYSGMLFGTFFMAEYVAMVVASSMIVTLFLGGWQIPFMNTAFLIEKAALLTQVSLAGGAVVLLGLAVYLFRYYQKHSHRFGDLRDKEALIFSGLLGLAALGSLGLLALILALGFPQEWAGPLFAALAQMGMFIGKLMFVLIMFIWVRWTLPRFRYDQLMFLGWKSLLPLALANIFLTGLGVALTGGLSGG, encoded by the coding sequence ATGATTGATCCCATCATGGCACTGGTCATTTTTATCAAAGCACTTTTTGTCTTGTTGTTTGGTTTATCGATGGTTCCTCTCTTGGTCTGGCTGGAGCGTAAAGTTTCTGCTCTGATGCAGGATCGAATTGGCCCCAACCGAGCCGCGATCGGCTTTATCCGTTTGGGGGGCTTAATTCACCTGATCGCCGACTCACTCAAAATGCTCTCAAAAGAGCAAATCATTCCCAAAGGCGTTCATTTTTTTCACTATATGCTCGCCCCTGTCGTGATTGCGACTGTGGCATTGGTTATTCTGCCCATCGTTCCTTTCGCCGACGTGCTGAAAATCGGGGGCAGAGAAATTCCCATGCAGGTTTTGAATATTGACGCGGGCCTGCTCTGGTATTTCGCCATGACCTCCTTGATGGTCTATGGGGTGGTATTGGCAGGTTGGTCTTCAAATAACAAATTTTCTCTGCTGGGGGGAATGCGTTCCAGCGCGCAGCTCATCAGTTATGAGCTGCCCTTGGGTCTGTCTGTGATCGGGATTGTGATGTTAACCGGCACGGTTCATCTCAATGAAATCGTTCGCCAACAGGGAGACCTTCTGTTTGGCTTTATTCCCAAATGGGGAATTCTGCTCCAACCCTTGGCTGCAATCGTGTTTGTGGTCTGTGCTTTTGCAGAGACCAACCGCGCTCCCTTTGATCTGGCAGAAGGAGAATCTGAACTGGTAGGCGGGTTTCACACCGAATACAGTGGCATGCTCTTCGGCACCTTTTTTATGGCCGAATATGTCGCCATGGTCGTCGCCTCATCCATGATCGTGACCTTGTTTTTAGGCGGCTGGCAAATTCCCTTTATGAACACCGCCTTTTTAATTGAGAAAGCAGCACTGCTCACCCAGGTTTCTTTGGCGGGTGGGGCTGTCGTCTTGCTGGGACTCGCCGTCTATTTATTCCGCTATTACCAAAAACACAGCCATCGCTTCGGCGATCTGCGCGATAAAGAGGCTTTGATTTTTTCAGGTCTTTTGGGTTTGGCGGCCTTGGGTTCACTGGGGCTTTTGGCCCTGATTCTGGCCCTCGGTTTTCCCCAGGAGTGGGCTGGCCCCCTCTTTGCTGCACTGGCGCAAATGGGAATGTTTATTGGCAAACTGATGTTTGTTCTGATTATGTTTATCTGGGTGCGCTGGACACTGCCGCGCTTCCGCTACGACCAGCTGATGTTTCTGGGCTGGAAATCCTTACTCCCTCTCGCCTTGGCAAATATTTTTCTGACAGGCCTGGGAGTCGCACTGACTGGAGGACTCTCAGGAGGCTAG
- the ftcD gene encoding glutamate formimidoyltransferase has product MRYTLLECVPNLSEGRNLPALNGLTQELNQIKGLYLLDFSADADHHRSVFTLAGSPEAIEAGLNQIYTWSLKHIDLRRHQGAHPRIGAVDVAPLIPLQGISTEEAVQFSLGLAQNLAQRFQIPIFLYESSALLKQRTNLAVIRKGQFEGLAEKMKQPEWQPDFGPSAPHPRLGATALGVREFLIAYNLFFAGHQLESVKALAASLRESSGGLKAVKALGLWLPSRQQCQLSINLTDFRQTSLKTLSSEIKTSTQRLKLSPLHGELIGLIPRAASWPGFEACLLLQETRNFILEEALKSCL; this is encoded by the coding sequence GTGCGTTATACACTTTTAGAATGTGTTCCCAATCTGAGCGAAGGCCGGAATCTACCCGCCTTAAATGGCCTAACTCAAGAATTAAACCAGATCAAAGGGCTTTATTTACTCGATTTCTCTGCAGATGCAGATCATCACCGCTCAGTCTTCACCTTGGCAGGCTCCCCTGAAGCCATTGAGGCCGGTCTGAATCAAATCTATACCTGGAGCCTGAAGCATATCGATTTGCGCAGGCATCAAGGTGCTCACCCCAGAATTGGAGCCGTGGATGTGGCCCCCCTGATTCCCCTGCAAGGCATCAGCACTGAGGAAGCCGTTCAATTTTCACTTGGCCTGGCTCAAAACCTGGCCCAACGCTTTCAAATACCCATTTTCCTGTATGAGTCCTCTGCGCTGCTCAAGCAGCGCACCAATCTCGCTGTTATTCGCAAGGGCCAATTTGAAGGCCTTGCCGAAAAAATGAAGCAGCCCGAATGGCAACCCGATTTCGGTCCTTCTGCCCCTCATCCCCGTTTAGGTGCAACCGCACTCGGCGTTCGCGAGTTTTTGATTGCCTATAATCTTTTTTTTGCGGGTCATCAACTTGAATCAGTCAAAGCCTTGGCCGCCAGCCTGCGCGAAAGCAGTGGCGGACTCAAGGCCGTAAAAGCGCTCGGCCTCTGGTTGCCCAGCCGCCAGCAATGTCAATTGTCGATCAATCTTACCGACTTTCGCCAAACCTCTTTAAAAACCCTGAGTTCAGAAATAAAGACATCTACTCAAAGACTTAAGCTCAGCCCTTTACACGGTGAGCTGATTGGCTTGATACCCCGCGCGGCAAGTTGGCCTGGATTTGAAGCCTGTTTATTGCTCCAAGAAACACGCAACTTCATCTTAGAAGAAGCTTTAAAATCATGTCTTTAA